The sequence TTCCAGGCAGCGTCGAGGATGGGTTGATGGACCTGGTAGCTTCGCAACGGTGCTCCGACGTCGAGCATAGAGTTGCGCGTGGTATCAATGCAACGCGCGGAGCGAGCCTCGGCTGAGCACAATGAACGCGGAATTCCCAGAGACACCGGAAGCCGTGGCGCGGCATTACGACTTCATCACGCCGTTCTACGAAATCGTCGGCAGCAGGAGTCTGCACTACGGCTATTGGCCCCGAGGTGAGACCGGCGGCTCTTTTGGCGAGGCACAGCAGCGCTTCACCGATTTGTTGATACACCAGCTCGGAAGCCAGCAGGGCCAGCGCGTGCTCGACGTCGGGTGTGGCCTCGGAGAGCCGGCGACACGGCTCGCGCGGAGCACGGGCTGCAAGGTGGAAGGAATCACCATCAGTCCGAGCCAGGCCGCTCAGGCCGAGCAGTGGGCACGCCTCCATGACCCGAGCGGTCAGACGAAGTTCCACTGTGCTGACGCCATGGCGCTGCCGTTCCCGGACGGTTCCTTCGATGCCGCGTGGGCCGTGGAGTCGATGTTTCACATGCCAGACCACGCCAAGGTGCTTCGCGAGGTGGCGCGCGTTCTGCGTCCCGGCGGACGGCTGCTCGTGGCAGACCTCGTCCTCTCCGCGGAGGTGACACCGCGGGAGCAGTCCTTCCTCCAGCACGCGTTCGTCGCCCGGGCGTTCCTCACCGCCGAGACCTATCCGAAGCTCATGAGCGACGCGGGCTTTGACGTCGAACAGGTCCTGGACGTGAGCGCGAACGTGATGGCGACGTTCGACGCGGTGGCCGCCGCCATCCAGGAGAAGGAGGCGGAGGTCCGGCGGGTGTATGGCGATGCATTCTTGTCGGGCGTCAAGGACCAGTGGGCGCGCATCAGCCAGAGCGCGTCCCGCTGCATGGGCTACCTCGTGCTCACCGCGAAGCGGCGCTCCCGCTGACGAGCGCTCGCTCATTCACAAAAAGCACCCCTCCTGCGTCTCCTCCTTGGAACCCCATACAGGAGACGCAAGCCCATGGCCGATTACGAAATCACGATGTCCGCATCGCTGGATGACGTGACTGCCGAGCAGTTCACCAACATCTGCTCCTTCCTCAATGGGCAGTACGGGGGCAGCGAGGACGACACCTTCGAGCTCGACAAGGCGTCGACCAAGCCCACCCCGAGGAGCGTGAACAACGCCTTTGCCCGCGAGGGGCTGCGGATGACGTGCGTCAGCATCACCTGATGCCCTGTCGGAAGGACCGGGGAGAAATCCGGCGCGGACTCTGGTCTGCTCGGGCCATGCGCTCCAACACTTCCTCCTCGCGTGTCTCCATCCCGGCACGCGAGTCACTCGGTGGACTGCGGCTGCTGTCCCGGGTGATTCCCCTGGCGTGGCTGCTGTGCGGCGGCTGTGCGCATGGCGCCAATGCATCCGCGCCCCTTCAGGAGGGGACGCTCGACAGCGGCGGGAAGACCCGCTCGTTCATCTACCGGGTGCCCGGGGACAAGGGGCCGCACCCGCTGGTCATCGCGCTCCACGGGCGACTGGGCCAGGGCCGCAACCAGGAGCAATTGAGCCACCTCGCCGAACTGTCCGCGCGCGAGGGCTTCATCGTCGTCGTCCCCGACGGCGTGCGGCGCTCGTGGGCGGATGCGCGCGGCGTCACCCCGGCCTCGCAGCAGGGCGTGGATGACGTGCGCTTCGTGTCCGACCTCATCGACCACTTCGTGAAGACGGCTGGAGCGGACCCTGCCCGCGTCTACGTCATCGGCATGTCCAACGGCGGCATCATGGCGGTGACGCTGGCGTGCCGGCTCTCGGAGCGCATCACCGCGGTGGCCTCCGTCACCGGAGGCATGCCGGAGTCACTGGGCACCACCTGCGCGCCCTCGCGCCCGGTGCCCATTGCCTTCTTCATGGGAGACCAGGACCCGTTCATGCCGTACGCGGGAGGCGCGCTGGGCGAGGACCGGGGACGCGTGCTCCCCTCGCGCGAGGCGGCGGCGCGCTGGGCGGCACTGGATGGCTGCGCGGCAGGGCCCGCCCTGGAGGAACTACCCGACGTGGACCCCCAGGACGGCACGCGCGTGGAGCGCGCCACGTGGAAGGACTGCCACGGCGGCGCGGAGGTGCGGCTCTACACCGTGAAGGGCGGCGGACACACGTGGCCGGGCGGCACGGCCTACGCGCGGGAGCGGCTCATCGGACGCACGTCGCGCGACCTGGATGCCTCGCGCGAGGCCTGGGAGCTCTTCTCGCGCTTCACCGCGAAGCCGCGGGGAAGCGGAGCGCCGTGACGTCGACGGTGTCAGGGCGCCCGGGCTCGCGTCTCCGCGAGCAGTGAAGCCCGGAAGAGCCACGAACGCCGCGAGCAGGCGCTGCCTCGCGGCGGATATGGCCCGGTTCCGCGGGCCACTACGGCAGGGCGTCCAGGTACGCGCGGTGGCTGTTGGAGAACTCGAAGTTGGTGAACTTGTCCCAGTTGATGGACCAGGTCATCAGCCCCTTGAAGCCGGGGTAGCCCGAGGTCTTGCGGAGGACGTAGGTGCCGCCGAAGGACTGGCCCTTGATGAGGTAGTCGAGCGCCTTCTGCACGTTGGCGGGAGTCGTGTATCCGCCACCCGCCGCCTGGGGCGAGGACGGCAGACCAATGACGACCTGCTCGGGGCTCAGTGCCGGGAACATCGCGCTGGTGTTGCCTCCCACGGGGAAGCCTTGCAGGAGCATCTCCGCCATGGCCACGTGGAAGTCCGGAGTGCTCTGCGCATAGGCCCGACCATCCAGCGCCATGACCGTGCCGGTGTTGTAGTGCTGCACGTGCAGGTACGTCAGCCGGTCGCGCAGCGCGTGGATGACGGGCAGGTAGGCCCCCCAGGGTCCACCATAGGCGGCCATGCCGCCCTGCACATAGGCCGTCTCGGGCGCCATGGTGAGCATGAAGCCCGCGCCATTGCGGTTCAGGAGGTCCCGCGTGGCCTGAATCAGGTTGAGGATGCGCGGCGTGGTGGGATTGCGGAAGTCGGTATCCCCGCCGTTGAGCGACAGCGAGCTGCCCTCCAGGTCCAGGTCCATCCCGTCAAAGCCATACGTGTCGATGAGCGACTGCATGCTGGTGACGAAGGTCTGCCGGGCGGTGGCGTCATCCAGGTGCACCGTGCCATTCGCGCCGCCAATGGAGATGAGGACCTTGCGGCCCTGGCTCTTGAGGTACGCGATGTCCGCCTTGAAGTCGGCGACCGTCGAGTTGTACGGCGTGAAGGTCATGTTGCTCGCGCTTCCCGCCGGCTCGGCGAACGCGACCTGGATGACGTTGAACTTCGGTGAGACATCGCGCAGCCGGATGTTGGTCGAGCCGTTGTCGAAGTTGTGCCAGTAACCCACGATGACCCTGCTGCCCGACGGCTGGGGGCCCGTGGTGGTCGCGGACACGCTGTTGCTCGGCACCGAGCGATTGCCGGCGGCGTCACGGGCCTTCGCGGTGAAGGTGTACGAGGTGTTCGCCGCCAGGCCCGTCACGGTGACGCTGGTGGCGCCCGTGGTGGTGGCGGACGCGGACGTGCCTCCATTGACGAAGATTTCGTAGCCGGTGACGCCGACGTTGTCGGTGGACGCATTCCACGCCAGCGAGACGCTGCTCCCGCTGACGCCCGTGGAGCGCAGGTTGCCCGGCGCGCTGGGGGCCTGGACGTCCGGGTCGGGCCTGGCGGGCGTCGTGGTGCTGTAAGCAGCGCTGGCCGCCGAGCGGTTGCCGGCGGCGTCACGGGCCTTCACGGTGAACGTGTACGTGGTGTTCGCCGCGAGCCCCGTCACGGTGACGCTCGTCGCGCCAGAGGTGGTGGCGGACGCGGATGTGCCGCCGTTGACGAAGATTTCGTAGCCGGTGACGCCGACGTTGTCGGTGGATGCGCCCCAGGACAGCGAGACGCTGTCATACGTCTTCGCCGGAGACGTGACTTGCGAGGGCGTGGATGGCGCCTGGGTATCCACGGGCGGAGGACCCGAGCGCTCCAGCCAGAGTGCCAGGACGTTGGGCGGCTCCCAGCCCGGGAGCGACGTATGGGATTGGCGGCAGTCGTAGGCCCTGCCCGCATAGGAGGCGATGTCCCCCACGCTGTAGGCCACGTAGGGAGCCCACTCGCCACGGTCCGCGGCGAGTGCCTGAACGGGGAGCAGGGTCATCAACAAGGCGGTGAGGGCCACGAGGACGGTGGGGCCCGCCCGGAGGAGGTGACGCAGCGGCGGCATGGAGGTGCCTTTCAGGAACGGCGAGGTGCCGCCATGAAGGAGCGATGCGGACCGCATTTCGGGTCAACGCCCATGAGCCCGAGCGAGCGCCCGAGCGACTTCATGGCTCACCTGCCCCTGAAGAGGTCCGGCCGCGGCTCGGCCTGGCAGGACCGCCGCTCCGGAAGAGGGCCGCGCGGCGGTGAGCTTGACGCACCACTCGGGCAGACCCTAGCAATTCAGATGCACGCTCCGGACGAGCACCTGCGCGCAATCCAATCCGAAGTGCTGGCGGTGTGGCGGCACGTCACCCGCTTCCAGGAGCGGAGCCTGGCCGCGCTGCGCGCCGTTCATTCGACGTATCGCCGCAGCGCGGAGAACCTGCTCGCCTACGTGGGGCTGAGACAGCTCGACCTCCGCCGCCTGCAGCTGGAGCTGGGCGACTGGGG comes from Pyxidicoccus parkwaysis and encodes:
- a CDS encoding methyltransferase domain-containing protein, yielding MNAEFPETPEAVARHYDFITPFYEIVGSRSLHYGYWPRGETGGSFGEAQQRFTDLLIHQLGSQQGQRVLDVGCGLGEPATRLARSTGCKVEGITISPSQAAQAEQWARLHDPSGQTKFHCADAMALPFPDGSFDAAWAVESMFHMPDHAKVLREVARVLRPGGRLLVADLVLSAEVTPREQSFLQHAFVARAFLTAETYPKLMSDAGFDVEQVLDVSANVMATFDAVAAAIQEKEAEVRRVYGDAFLSGVKDQWARISQSASRCMGYLVLTAKRRSR
- a CDS encoding extracellular catalytic domain type 1 short-chain-length polyhydroxyalkanoate depolymerase; translation: MRSNTSSSRVSIPARESLGGLRLLSRVIPLAWLLCGGCAHGANASAPLQEGTLDSGGKTRSFIYRVPGDKGPHPLVIALHGRLGQGRNQEQLSHLAELSAREGFIVVVPDGVRRSWADARGVTPASQQGVDDVRFVSDLIDHFVKTAGADPARVYVIGMSNGGIMAVTLACRLSERITAVASVTGGMPESLGTTCAPSRPVPIAFFMGDQDPFMPYAGGALGEDRGRVLPSREAAARWAALDGCAAGPALEELPDVDPQDGTRVERATWKDCHGGAEVRLYTVKGGGHTWPGGTAYARERLIGRTSRDLDASREAWELFSRFTAKPRGSGAP
- a CDS encoding fibronectin type III domain-containing protein; this translates as MPPLRHLLRAGPTVLVALTALLMTLLPVQALAADRGEWAPYVAYSVGDIASYAGRAYDCRQSHTSLPGWEPPNVLALWLERSGPPPVDTQAPSTPSQVTSPAKTYDSVSLSWGASTDNVGVTGYEIFVNGGTSASATTSGATSVTVTGLAANTTYTFTVKARDAAGNRSAASAAYSTTTPARPDPDVQAPSAPGNLRSTGVSGSSVSLAWNASTDNVGVTGYEIFVNGGTSASATTTGATSVTVTGLAANTSYTFTAKARDAAGNRSVPSNSVSATTTGPQPSGSRVIVGYWHNFDNGSTNIRLRDVSPKFNVIQVAFAEPAGSASNMTFTPYNSTVADFKADIAYLKSQGRKVLISIGGANGTVHLDDATARQTFVTSMQSLIDTYGFDGMDLDLEGSSLSLNGGDTDFRNPTTPRILNLIQATRDLLNRNGAGFMLTMAPETAYVQGGMAAYGGPWGAYLPVIHALRDRLTYLHVQHYNTGTVMALDGRAYAQSTPDFHVAMAEMLLQGFPVGGNTSAMFPALSPEQVVIGLPSSPQAAGGGYTTPANVQKALDYLIKGQSFGGTYVLRKTSGYPGFKGLMTWSINWDKFTNFEFSNSHRAYLDALP